The following are encoded in a window of Polynucleobacter sp. VK25 genomic DNA:
- the hemC gene encoding hydroxymethylbilane synthase, with product MSQTPNSAPSSASPAAPKRLVIASRESRLAMWQAEHVRDCLKKLYPGCDVQILGMTTRGDQILDRALSKVGGKGLFVKELETALEDGRADLAVHSLKDVPMVMPEGFDLSCVMAREDARDAFVSNDYASLEDLPVGAIVGTSSLRRESVLRAKFPHLVIQPLRGNLDTRMGKLDRGEYQAIILAAAGLKRLGLESRIRAFLPYDPYTPAAGQGALGIETLSKHPNIKQWLDPLNDLPTLFAVSAERMVSRQLGGSCEVPLAAHAVWDQNQMNIRSFVASVDGKAICLAHGSGVVQSVEDAEALGLVVAKDLLSQGAADLIPKISK from the coding sequence ATGTCCCAAACCCCCAATTCCGCCCCTTCATCAGCTTCCCCAGCCGCTCCAAAGCGCCTCGTAATCGCCTCCCGCGAAAGTCGCCTAGCCATGTGGCAGGCTGAGCACGTCCGGGATTGCCTCAAAAAGCTCTATCCAGGCTGCGATGTCCAGATTTTGGGGATGACCACCCGTGGAGACCAGATTTTGGACAGAGCCCTCTCTAAAGTGGGTGGCAAAGGCCTTTTTGTAAAAGAGCTTGAAACTGCTCTCGAGGATGGCCGTGCAGACCTAGCAGTTCACTCCCTGAAGGATGTCCCCATGGTGATGCCTGAGGGATTTGATCTTTCTTGTGTCATGGCCAGGGAGGATGCTCGTGACGCCTTTGTATCGAATGACTACGCTAGCCTCGAAGATCTTCCGGTCGGAGCAATTGTGGGTACATCGAGTTTGCGCCGAGAGTCCGTGCTGCGTGCTAAGTTTCCTCATCTCGTGATTCAACCATTACGCGGTAATTTAGATACGCGAATGGGTAAGCTAGATCGTGGCGAATATCAGGCCATCATCTTGGCTGCTGCTGGATTAAAGCGTTTAGGTTTGGAGTCACGCATTCGGGCCTTCTTGCCTTACGATCCCTATACGCCAGCTGCAGGTCAGGGCGCTCTTGGTATTGAAACCTTGAGCAAACATCCCAACATTAAGCAGTGGCTTGATCCATTAAATGACTTGCCCACTTTGTTTGCAGTTTCTGCTGAGCGTATGGTGTCGCGTCAGCTGGGTGGATCTTGTGAAGTGCCCCTCGCTGCGCATGCTGTATGGGATCAAAATCAAATGAACATACGCTCCTTTGTGGCGAGTGTGGATGGCAAAGCCATTTGCTTAGCGCATGGAAGTGGGGTGGTGCAATCTGTTGAAGATGCTGAGGCATTGGGTCTTGTAGTGGCAAAAGACTTGCTATCTCAGGGTGCAGCAGACTTAATTCCCAAGATTTCTAAATAA
- the argH gene encoding argininosuccinate lyase — protein sequence MSSSNNSLANKAQAWSARFAEPVDELVQRYTASIGFDQRFAMVDIAGSLAHAEMLATQKIISAQDLADIQKGMAQIKSEIESGQFNWQLALEDVHLNIEARLTELVGDAGKRLHTGRSRNDQVATDLRLWLRGSVDDIAVTLKSLRLALLDLAEKHASTIMPGHTHLQVAQPITFGHHLMAYYEMFSRDASRLIDLRTRFNRLPLGAAALAGTTYPIDREQVAKTLGFDGICNNSLDAVSDRDFAIEFCAFSSILMMHVSRLSEELILWLSPRFGFIDLPDRFCTGSSIMPQKKNPDVPELARGKTGRVYGDLISLLTLMKGQPLAYNKDNQEDKEPLFDAVDTVQDTLRIFADMVPHIEVKAEVMKKAAEEGFATATDLADYLVKKGLAFRDAHEAVAHAVKACVGRNCMLTDLSLSELRFACGLDNRPELISDDVFALLTVDGSVQSRQHAGGTAPTQVLAAIKRGRTDL from the coding sequence ATGAGCTCATCAAATAATTCCTTAGCCAACAAAGCCCAAGCTTGGTCGGCCCGTTTTGCAGAACCCGTCGACGAACTAGTCCAGCGTTATACCGCCTCTATTGGCTTTGATCAACGATTTGCAATGGTTGATATCGCTGGCTCCCTAGCTCATGCAGAAATGCTGGCCACCCAAAAAATCATTAGCGCCCAAGATTTGGCTGATATTCAAAAGGGTATGGCTCAAATTAAGAGCGAAATCGAGTCTGGTCAATTTAATTGGCAACTGGCTCTTGAAGATGTCCACCTCAATATCGAAGCCCGCCTCACTGAATTAGTAGGCGATGCAGGTAAACGATTACACACTGGTCGTTCACGTAACGACCAAGTAGCAACTGATTTACGTTTGTGGTTACGTGGCAGCGTGGATGACATCGCAGTCACCCTCAAATCGTTACGCTTGGCGCTTTTAGATTTAGCAGAGAAGCATGCCTCTACGATCATGCCTGGTCATACCCATTTGCAAGTAGCACAGCCGATTACTTTTGGTCATCATTTGATGGCGTATTACGAAATGTTTAGCCGCGATGCAAGTCGTTTGATTGATTTGCGTACTCGCTTTAATCGCTTGCCTTTAGGCGCTGCTGCATTAGCTGGCACTACTTATCCGATCGATCGTGAACAAGTGGCCAAGACATTAGGCTTTGATGGAATCTGCAATAACTCATTAGACGCTGTATCTGATCGCGACTTTGCTATTGAGTTTTGCGCCTTCTCATCAATCCTGATGATGCACGTTTCACGCTTATCCGAAGAGCTTATCCTGTGGCTAAGTCCGCGTTTTGGCTTTATTGATTTGCCTGATCGTTTCTGCACCGGTAGCTCCATCATGCCGCAGAAGAAAAATCCTGACGTTCCAGAGTTAGCCCGTGGCAAGACTGGTCGTGTTTATGGTGATTTGATTTCTTTATTGACACTGATGAAGGGCCAGCCCCTTGCGTACAACAAAGATAATCAAGAAGATAAAGAACCTTTGTTTGATGCTGTAGATACCGTGCAAGATACCTTACGTATTTTTGCTGACATGGTTCCGCACATTGAAGTCAAAGCTGAAGTCATGAAGAAGGCTGCTGAAGAAGGTTTTGCGACAGCAACTGACTTGGCTGACTACCTAGTTAAAAAGGGCCTGGCATTCCGCGACGCGCATGAAGCAGTGGCGCACGCTGTTAAAGCTTGCGTTGGTAGAAACTGCATGCTGACTGACTTAAGCCTCTCTGAACTGCGCTTTGCTTGCGGATTGGATAATCGTCCCGAACTGATTAGTGATGATGTGTTTGCATTACTCACAGTTGATGGTTCCGTACAGTCCCGTCAACATGCCGGCGGTACTGCACCAACCCAGGTCCTTGCCGCTATCAAACGGGGTCGCACAGATCTCTAA
- a CDS encoding TRAP transporter large permease subunit, which yields MIPLEWMPPLMFGGLIVFMLIGFPVAFSLMAAGLFFSAIAISEGFFGIPFLQAIPQRIFGSVLANDLLLAIPFFTFMGAILERCGLAEEMLDSMGQLFGRVRGGLGYSVIIVGFILGAITGTVAAQVIAMAMISLPVMMRYGYNMRYATGVLAASGTITQLVPPSLVLIVLADQLKTQSGSADVGSMYLGAWGPSLIQIALFALYTFFLSRVRPDYLPPVPVSALTLKGWALWKKCLMGIIPSAVLIFLVLGTIMTGIATPTESGAMGAMGALLLAWLRRSKIPNLKGLVQEAYQNTMRITAMVVFILIGSTCFSVVFQGVDGGFWVEELFSNLPGGWIGFLVVVNLFVFFLAFFLDFFEIAFIVVPMLAPVAVKLLSPVLLDSMNGNPQAAASAALVWFGVMLCVNMQTSFMHPPFGFALFYLRGVAPKEVKSSDIYWGALPWVGLQLIMVVLVMTFPALVTTFLDKPAAVAQSQDFNFTGEENKSDTPANKVDEDAPVNFQLDKPIK from the coding sequence ATGATTCCATTGGAGTGGATGCCACCCTTAATGTTTGGTGGGCTAATCGTCTTTATGTTGATCGGCTTTCCGGTTGCCTTCTCGCTCATGGCTGCAGGTTTATTTTTCTCAGCTATTGCAATTAGCGAGGGATTCTTTGGTATCCCATTCTTACAAGCCATTCCGCAGCGGATCTTCGGTAGCGTACTCGCCAATGATCTACTGCTAGCAATTCCGTTCTTTACCTTTATGGGTGCCATCTTGGAGCGCTGTGGTCTTGCAGAAGAAATGCTCGACTCTATGGGACAACTCTTTGGGCGCGTTCGTGGCGGCCTTGGTTATTCAGTGATCATCGTTGGTTTTATATTGGGCGCCATTACTGGCACAGTAGCCGCTCAGGTGATCGCTATGGCGATGATCTCCTTACCAGTAATGATGCGTTACGGCTACAACATGCGCTACGCTACAGGCGTTTTAGCAGCCTCTGGAACGATTACGCAGCTAGTGCCACCTTCCTTGGTGCTCATTGTTTTAGCAGATCAACTAAAGACCCAAAGTGGCAGTGCTGATGTAGGCAGCATGTACTTGGGTGCATGGGGTCCATCGCTTATACAGATCGCTCTATTTGCCCTATACACTTTTTTCTTAAGCCGTGTTCGCCCCGATTATTTGCCGCCGGTGCCAGTGAGCGCCCTCACACTTAAAGGCTGGGCGCTTTGGAAAAAATGTCTCATGGGGATCATCCCATCTGCTGTCTTGATCTTCCTAGTTCTGGGCACCATCATGACTGGCATTGCCACCCCTACAGAATCTGGTGCCATGGGTGCAATGGGCGCACTCTTGCTTGCTTGGCTCCGACGCTCAAAGATTCCGAATCTGAAAGGCTTAGTACAAGAGGCCTATCAAAACACCATGCGCATTACAGCAATGGTGGTTTTCATTCTCATTGGATCAACCTGCTTCTCCGTCGTCTTTCAAGGCGTGGATGGCGGCTTCTGGGTTGAGGAACTCTTTTCCAATCTTCCCGGTGGTTGGATTGGATTCCTAGTCGTTGTAAATTTATTTGTTTTCTTCTTAGCCTTCTTCCTAGACTTCTTTGAGATTGCATTCATTGTTGTACCCATGCTTGCACCAGTAGCAGTGAAATTACTTTCACCCGTATTACTCGATTCCATGAATGGCAATCCTCAAGCAGCGGCTAGTGCAGCGCTAGTGTGGTTCGGCGTCATGCTCTGCGTGAACATGCAAACCTCTTTTATGCATCCGCCTTTTGGCTTTGCTCTCTTTTACCTCAGAGGAGTTGCACCTAAAGAGGTGAAGAGCAGCGATATCTATTGGGGTGCTTTGCCGTGGGTAGGGCTGCAGCTCATTATGGTCGTGCTTGTGATGACTTTTCCAGCACTGGTGACCACTTTCCTGGATAAACCCGCTGCAGTCGCTCAGAGTCAGGACTTTAACTTCACAGGCGAGGAAAATAAATCAGACACGCCAGCAAATAAAGTGGATGAAGATGCTCCGGTAAACTTTCAGCTAGATAAGCCGATTAAGTAA
- a CDS encoding TRAP transporter small permease subunit: MGFWSKLSAGIDYVNQFLGKAASIMILLSCVVSALNALLRYGLDISNNWPLELQWYLFAAAVMLGASYTLKRNEHVRVDLIYSQLSDRGRLWVDLIGLTFFLMPACLLFTWLSWATLFYPSWLVMEHSMNSGGLARYPIKFVVPFGFFMLSLQGVSEIIKRIGALKGEITLPAEDLHYEKPMQ, translated from the coding sequence ATGGGGTTTTGGTCCAAACTCTCTGCAGGCATTGATTACGTAAATCAGTTTTTAGGCAAGGCAGCCAGCATCATGATTTTGCTGTCTTGTGTCGTCTCCGCACTAAATGCCCTGCTGCGCTACGGGCTGGATATCAGCAATAACTGGCCACTGGAACTTCAGTGGTATCTCTTTGCTGCTGCAGTCATGCTCGGGGCTTCTTACACCCTCAAACGCAATGAGCATGTGCGAGTCGATTTGATTTACTCACAACTCTCAGACCGTGGACGCTTGTGGGTTGATCTCATTGGTCTAACCTTCTTTTTAATGCCAGCCTGTCTTCTGTTTACATGGCTTTCTTGGGCCACGCTCTTTTACCCATCATGGCTAGTCATGGAACACTCAATGAACTCTGGTGGTTTAGCGCGTTACCCCATTAAGTTTGTCGTGCCATTTGGCTTCTTCATGCTCAGCCTGCAAGGTGTTTCAGAAATCATTAAGCGTATCGGCGCCCTCAAAGGTGAGATCACTTTACCTGCCGAAGACCTTCATTACGAAAAGCCCATGCAATGA